AAAAGTGAGAAACTCGCCATTTTACAAACACGGGATACGTGCGTCCGGGATTCACGTTAAAAGCTAACCATTTAATTTTAAGAGATTATAGATTCAGCTTGACAGGCGGACTATAGAATGTCCCTCTTAGATGCTTTGCCTCGGCAAACGCAAAGGGGACTAAACTGTTACCGTCTCAATGTCCTTGTGCCAGAAATCCGGAGAGGTCGGGTTTTCGTTACGCTCCATGGCGTCCTCCTTGCGTCTGGGCCGGAAAGACCGGTCAGATCTGGTAATCGGGTACGAAGACCCGGATGTTGGTTGGCTGGATGTACACCTGTTCACCGATTTTCAGCTCCAGCTGCCGGTATTGCTCGCGGGGTAGCTCGGCATGCACCGTTTCACCGTTATCGACGCGGCGCAGCTCAACCCGTGGCAAAGCCCCGGCTCCCTGGATAAAGACCACCTCGGCAGCGATATCCGCTGCCGATTCGGCGCGGCGGAGAATGCGGATATCACCGGGGCGCACATAGCCGATATTCACCCCATCGCTGTCGACCGGGAAGGTGCTTTCGCCATGCTGTCCGCCGCTTTCATTCACCCGACAATGAAACAGATTAACGTTACCGAGAAATCCATAGACAAATGGATTGGCCGGGTGGTCATAGACCTCTTCCGGGGTGCCGACCTGTTCGACCTTCGCCTGATTCATCACCACCACCCGGTCGGCCACTTCCAGCGCCTCTTCCTGATCGTGAGTGACAAAGACGCTGGTGACGTGGATTTCGTCATGCAGCTTGCGCAGCCAGCGGCGCAGCTCCTGGCGGACCTTGGCATCGAGCGCCCCGAACGGCTCGTCGAGGAGCAGCACCTTTGGCTCGGTCGCCAGCGCCCGGGCCAGGGCGACGCGCTGGCGTTGGCCACCGGAGAGCTGGGCGGGATAACGATCAGCCAGGTTGTCAAGCTGAATCAGACCCAACAGCTCATGCACGCGGGCGCTGATCTGTGCTTTGCCCGGACGCTCGGCGCGCGACTTGACCGTCAGCCCGAAGGCGATGTTGTCAAAGACCGTCATGTGCCGAAAGAGGGCGTAGTGCTGAAAGACGAAGCCGACCTGGCGCTCGCGCACTTTGCATTGCGTGGTCTCCTCGCCGTCGAAATGAATGCTGCCGGCATCGGGGGTTTCCAGCCCGGCGATGATCCGCAGCAGGGTGGTTTTGCCCGAGCCGGAGGGACCGAGCAGGGCGACCAGCTCGCCGGAAGGGACGTTGAGATCGATCTGGTCGAGGGCGGTGTAATGGCCGAAATTTTTCGAGATGTTCTGGATCTGAATTCCCATGGGATTATTCCACTCCAATCGGTTTGCTGGTGGCTTTTACTTTCTGGCGAACTTTTCTTTCCAGCAGCGCCTTGGCCACCAGCGTCAAAAGCGCCAGCAGCGCGAGCAGCGTCGCGACCGCGAAGGCAGCGACAAAGTTATATTCGTTGTAGAGGATCTCGACATGCAGCGGCAGGGTGTTGGTCAGCCCACGGATATGCCCGGAGACGACCGAAACGGCGCCGAATTCCCCCATCGCCCGGGCGTTGCAGAGAATCACGCCGTAGAGGACCCCCCAGATGACATTCGGCAGAGTGACCCGGAAGAAGATCTGCCAGCCGCTGGCGCCGAGGACC
This window of the Desulfuromonadaceae bacterium genome carries:
- a CDS encoding sulfate ABC transporter ATP-binding protein; protein product: MGIQIQNISKNFGHYTALDQIDLNVPSGELVALLGPSGSGKTTLLRIIAGLETPDAGSIHFDGEETTQCKVRERQVGFVFQHYALFRHMTVFDNIAFGLTVKSRAERPGKAQISARVHELLGLIQLDNLADRYPAQLSGGQRQRVALARALATEPKVLLLDEPFGALDAKVRQELRRWLRKLHDEIHVTSVFVTHDQEEALEVADRVVVMNQAKVEQVGTPEEVYDHPANPFVYGFLGNVNLFHCRVNESGGQHGESTFPVDSDGVNIGYVRPGDIRILRRAESAADIAAEVVFIQGAGALPRVELRRVDNGETVHAELPREQYRQLELKIGEQVYIQPTNIRVFVPDYQI